The nucleotide sequence TGGAAATGAACAAAGCCAAGGTCGCCTGGATGAAGGAACAGTTCAAAATACAACAGATAGAAAGCGAAAAGAAAAACATCAAACTTCTTCTCTCCAATTTAAATGGAGGCAAAGAGGTAAGCTTATTATCCAATGAATATGAGTTGCCCCTAGACCTACAGGACAGGGAAAGTATTTGGCAGGAAAAGCAGTTGCTAGATCCTATTATTCTTGATTTGAAGCAACAGGAAACTATAGCCGAACAGAACCTGAGATTGGCGAAGAACAAAGCCTTACCAAATTTGACAGCGGGATATAACCGTCAGGGTGTTTCCAACTCCCATTATTCAGGGGGCTTTATAGGGGTATCCATTCCTTTATGGAACAACCATAATAAGGTAAAGGCCGCAAAATCTACAGTTAACTTCAAAAAGGCTTTTTCCTCTTCCAGGCTTTCCAATGCATATGCTGCCTATGAGAAGCAATTCAATGATTACCAAATCATGCTTTCCAAGTTCAGAGAGTACCAAAATACGCTTTCGGATTTGGATACGGAAGAATTGCTGTTCCAGGCTTATGAACTCGGAGAGCTCTCATTTCTGGAATATTACATGGAACTACAGTTTTACAGAGAGGCCTATGATGCCATGCTGGAAATAGAATACCAATTATATATATCGCATACCCAATTATTAAAACATCAATTGTAACTATTAAAGACTTAGAATTATGAAAATTTCAAACATCCTACTAGCGATAAGCTTCATGGCTGTAATAGCCTGCGGAGGCAAGAAGAACGAAGACAATCACGGGCACTCCCACGGCACTGAGACAGGAGCACATTCCCATGAAGAATCTGCGGATGAGCATGGACACAGTCATGCTGACGGTGATCATGACCATGATAACCACCATGAGCAGGAAGAGTTTACCATCAAGGAAGATTCAGCTGAAGAAACAGGTTCTACACATACTCATGATGATGGAAGTACCCATCACGATCATTAAACTATAAAAGATCAATCAAAATGCGATATATATTGGTATTATTTTGGGCGGTAGTATTTGCATGCCAATCCCCAAAAGTAGAAGATCATGGACATAGCCATGAAGAAGAAGGGGCACACTCCCATGATGGAGATGGAAGGCCATCAGTGGACCATACCGTTTGGACAGAACAAACTGAATTGTTTGTTGAATTTCCTGCCTTGGTGGTTGGACAGACAAGTCGGTTTGCAGCTCATTTCACCATATTAAATGGACACCAACCGGTACGAGACGGGAATGTTACGGTGAGCCTGATCAAAAATAAGAAGGGAATCAGGCATACAGTGGACGCTCCCTCCTCTCCGGGGATTTTTGGACCATCCCTACAACCCAAAGAGGCAGGTGTTTATCAATTGGTTTTTGACCTTAAAACCCCAACCTATTCGGACCGGATAACACTGGATAATATCCAGGTGTTTGAAACCAATGAAGAAGCCCAGG is from Echinicola marina and encodes:
- a CDS encoding TolC family protein is translated as MLKTIVFVLCGFLLSLGVYAQSTSIESILNQIEQNNQELIALGQYVESKRLDLKSGNNLPDPQFGAYYLPFGEHNSGDYTEFQITQSFEFPTVYGSRSNLIDQESRKLELEYQIKKQDVLALAKNYCLKLIYLDKRLNTETVRVEQAQKVFNQVQALFEKEQVGILEMNKAKVAWMKEQFKIQQIESEKKNIKLLLSNLNGGKEVSLLSNEYELPLDLQDRESIWQEKQLLDPIILDLKQQETIAEQNLRLAKNKALPNLTAGYNRQGVSNSHYSGGFIGVSIPLWNNHNKVKAAKSTVNFKKAFSSSRLSNAYAAYEKQFNDYQIMLSKFREYQNTLSDLDTEELLFQAYELGELSFLEYYMELQFYREAYDAMLEIEYQLYISHTQLLKHQL